In the genome of Epinephelus moara isolate mb chromosome 14, YSFRI_EMoa_1.0, whole genome shotgun sequence, the window GGTGGGAGGGCAGTGCAGCAATGACTGATACCTAAATGGTTAGCCATTGTAAGAGTTACACAAACAGtctttgtggcttttttttttttttcaggatgaagtggcgcacacactcacagagaacAGAGTCCTCCAGAACTCAAAGCATCCGTTCTTGACAGTAAGGAGCCCCTCCATATACCTAAACCAAACCTTATTTTAACTCACACAGATCCTCGGGTGCCTCTTCAATCCAACCCAGCAGCATCCATTCAGAAAAAAAGGCGCAGTTGTACCAGGAATGTTTTGAAGAGCTGTTTGCACAAAGGCAGCAGTCGAGTTGGGCCTTTTATAGCCACACTGGAcgttcttttttttatcagttaacTCTTTCTCTGTAAGTCTGAGGTGGGTTGTAGTGAAAAGCTCCTCCAAAATGTGAGGTCTGAGTGGTGGGTGGAGGCAACACATAATGTGATGTGCTCTGTGCAATGAATGGGACCAATGTTTGCCTCACAACAGTCGATGAAAAGACCTTACACACTGGAAACACTatgctgtagttttttttttaaattcctttatcattacatttgtgtttaaaaatgtaactgAGGGGTCAAAGCTGCAACACGCACTGTGATGTTTCATGTTACAATCAGCTGTTTAAAGGCCAGCTTCCTCTTGAATTCGCTGAAAAACATCACCAAGTTCTGCTTTGAGCGTTCTTGTTCTCTGTCTGCAGGGACTGAAATACTCCTTCCAGACACATGACCGCTTGTGCTTTGTCATGGAGTATGCAAACGGTGGTGAGGTAAACCATTTTAACCATCACAAAATCTGCACCTGCAGGTGAATAAGAATACTTGTTAGTGTTCCTGTTTTTCTTGGACTGACCAACTTTCTCTTCATCTTCCCTCTGCCCTCTTACTGTCAATCTCCCCTGTTTCCCCTCAGCTTTTCTTCCATCTGTCAAGGGACCGTGTATTCTCAGAGGAGCGGGCACGGTTCTACGGTGCAGAGATAGTGTCAGCGCTGGACTACCTGCATGCTGAAAGGAACGTGGTCTATCGAGATCTAAAGGTGGGTGGGGAGACGCATCTTCATCACTTTCTCTCATCCCGGTTGTCAGCCGCtctcctgtctttctctttctcagtTTCCCCCCTTCCCTTCATTTCTCCCCCGGCAGGATATAAATAGGGTTTGCTTCCATCGAGAGCAGTGGCAGTGGCCAGGCCTTATTGATCTGCCTCCCCCAGATCAGTCTCCAGACCTCACTGCAGCTGGAGGGAGGCTCGGTCCATACGCTTACTGCAGCTAGACAGAAATAACCACAAGTCCTCTTTGAACACATCGCCACCGTCTCCCGTTATAGCATGCGCACACTGTTCTCAGCGGGGGATTTTTGTGCACTTTGAGCGTGATTGACGTAATTTTATATTCTGGCAGTACAGCACTATTAGtcaacagaaagaaaatgtcCATCATCCTAAAGTAAAGACACTGCACAGTTTGAGCTgctcttttttaaacaaaactcTCTACAGATGGGATCAGAGATGGATGCTGTAGACTGACGTGTTTGGGTTTAGGAGGGCTGCGGGAGGTTATCGGTGTTGCAGTGGGCATATGTAGCCCTACTACTTCCAGCTGATAAAACTATACCAGCCAGGTCAGCACagcactccctccctcccttcctccctccttccctccctctctcccttggGTTTATGAGGCAGGCTCCCAGCCTGCTAGGGTTCTCCTGAAAATGCCATGGTAGCAGGATTGGAGGATGTGCTGACTCTGGCCAGGCGCTGCTGGCCACGTGTGAGCTACAGCTGCCAGGTGACTTTaactgagggagagagagagagagaaacagagcgGGAGGGAGGACACACTGATATTAAAATGAGTGCAGCCTCAGGTCATGACATGCGTGATGCACATCTTTACTGCCTGTAGGTCGGTTTACCTGTACATATAGTCACTACATACATTTCCATCCACATTGTAGGGAATTTTTAACCCTTGCAAGAAAAATTTTACACTGAGCTGTGGTGGAAAAGTTGTCATGTTGAAAAAGAGAAGATGCTGATAGAAACAGATTATTCATCTAGATCTTTGTCATTTTAATTCCATCAGTTTATTCTACTATAGAAACGCTACCATTTATTGTTATACGCCTCCGCCCCACTAGAAAGCCCATCatattaaagatatactatgcatgATTTTCCTAAAAAGCAATGTATGtcctcatacagaagtaatccctctcagctTTCACTCACAACCCACTTGAAGTGTGGGGCAGTGTATTTTTTCTGCAGAGCCTCTGCCCTCtacttttattttctcattttcttcttaTATTCTGTGTTTGCGACATTTATGGGTTTGTAACAGAACAGCGCCCAGGtcaggtcagggctttataaaaaggtatcgaccaggtgccagacagtgagcagcaggcatccaagagacacagtactgaaaaaaaaaatcaaataaagtgAGGTGAAACgccaaacgagagtgaatctggggttagtTTTTACCTTCATCTTGACTGGCGAGCATGTTTACAAAaagtaaccaacaatcctgcatagcatACCTTCAAGAATAAAGAGAATTTGGGTATAGATGGTTAATACATCTCCAagaattattaaattaaattattaaacagtgagtcattttaagatGCTACTAACGTCCATTTTATGTCTGCTTCCCCCCTCAGCTGGAAAACCTTATGCTGGACAAAGACGGACACATAAAGATCACAGATTTCGGCCTGTGTAAGGAGGGGATCAAAGACGGTGCCACCATGAAAACCTTCTGTGGGACGCCAGAGTACCTAGCACCTGAGGTAACCACGACGGTGACTCAGTCTGAAATATTGACTTCACCCTTTATTATAGCAGTCAGTTTAAGTAGGGACATACAGATGgatgacaaattaaaggaaaaacaaacatgaggtAACCTTCAGGTCACTTTAGAGCTGCCAGAAGAATTTCAAAGTCTCCGAAACCCTATGGTGGGAGGAACATTGTTCTTTGACCactgaagaagaaggaagaaggAAGACAGCGCTCTCTGTTAAAGGACTCTGAATTGCTTGAGATCAAACCATCCAGTAACCCTTTGTGCCCTCCAAGGAAGCATGTGCATTCAATGAGCTCTCATGGCCATAGTGTTACTTGATAaactaaaacaaataagatcATTTTGATTGGAGCAGATAAAGAATAACACAATACTGCCTTGCCCAATAATTAAAGTTAGTATTGTCATACATGACACGAGTAGATTCCAAACAGATATGTAGCGTGTGTTGTTGGATATCAGAGGATGAGAAGCATGTGGAAGAAAGGCAGCTGTCCCAAAAATGCCTTTCTAATCTCCAGCTGAAGTCTGTGAGTTAATGAGTGTGAGTGTGCCCAGGGCAGGGCAGCCTGCTCTCATATTTGCTGTATGGGGAGGGGTGTGGCTACTCCCTGTTGCGTGCAGGTATGACAAGTGTTGGAGTGGGCTGTGTAACCCGATATCGCATTGTGAGCATTGGCGGTGTGTGTGACTAAGTACATGAGTGTTTGCGCTAGCCCCTTGCCTGTTGCCGTAAAAATGTTTTCCGGGAGAAGGGTGTCCGTGTTGACACAGTTGTCGTATCGTTGTTTTTAGCCTCCATTTGGAATTTTCTAGttgggggtggaggaggggtgaTTGGCTGGCAGAGCCCTAGGAAACGTGAGCTTCCGCCcctagacaaaaaaaacaaaacaacaccacATTGGCTACAGCTGTTGCGTGGCACCAGGGGAGCCACAGCCCCACTGCTGCCTTGGATGCCTCGCTTGACCTGGGCAGAGCTATCCCACAATGCTTCAGGCTGCCTCATCAGTCAGACCAAATCTGCCTCTAACCATCAGCACCAGGCCATCAAGGCAAAGGGCCgggctagtgtgtgtgtgtgtgtgtgtgtgtgtgtgtgtgtgtgtgtgtgtgtgtgtgtgtgtgtgtgtgtgtgtgtgtgtgtgtgtgtgtttttgtgtgtgtgttttactccCTCACACCTGGataagcataaaaaaaaaaaaaacttctataAACCTTTTTATAGAGTTCCCCACCTGTCCATCCTAAACTCCGTCTAGCCCTCTCCGCTCCTCCACTGAGCAGCGCAGTCTATGACAGCTCCAGCCTCGGCAGCGGAGAGCAGGGAGACATCAGGGGgcgttgccatggcaacagggTCGCTGGCGAGTGTCTCTATGGAGTGCGGGCCAGGCAGTGTTACAGGTTGTTCTGCAGTAAACAATGACCTTGTTGTGTGTGCTGCACAGGAATGCTGTAACGTCTGGGAATATTCCACCCAGAGCAGGGGGGGGtggtggagggagagagagacccAATCTGCCTGACCAGTTTGTCTCTGGCGTAAGGAGTGGGACAAATTcattttgtcacttttattaAGTAGTTATAAGAAGAAAACCATTATTGGCTGAGGGAATTGGCTTTTAGCGAATATCTCCAAAGAGGACTGTGGACAGGTTTAATCTAGCTGCTGAAACTGATCTGGATTCACGAGCTCGGGAGATAAATGTTTGTCTGTTCAGAACTTTGAGAGCAAAAGAAGTGCAGTGTACAGAGTAGAGCTCCGGAGCAACAGCAAGTGTTTGTGCTTTTATccgctctctcctccctctctcctccccctgtCTGTGCTCCTTTGGGGCAGTGTAACAGTATTAGTTTGGGGCTGGGGCCcaagcaggcaggcaggcaagCAGTCCTGGTTACGTATATGAGGGATGAGCTTGGCTCCTGCGCTCCTGGCAGCTTCACAGCTGTGGCGCTCTTCTACATATATGGGGCAGCTGCGGGCCCAGCTGTCGCACGGTGTGAATCACACGACAGCGGCGCTGGAAATAGAGACGGCCCAGTAATCCTAGCCCCACACCGGCTTCACGTTACTCCCCCTGCCCTCCCAGTCCTCCTCCTCGATGCTCACCACTCACCGCAGCGCCAGGCGGTGTGCCCACAGACACATGCACTGCTGCGTGCGCgttcgcacacacacagtagtttTGTTCCTTTTACGGACACATCCGTCCATCTGTTTTCCAGGACCCTCTCTCTCGGCCTGTGCACTGTTGTGTCCATATCTAATTCTATTAATCCGCCCACGTCTTTTTACCGAAGTTTCTATTCTTAGGTTTGAATTGCCCAGCATCACGCTGCTCGAGGTTTAAGAGAACAGACTGTTCTCCTTGTCTTGATTTCACCTTCAACATCCGCCTGGCGAGGTAGAATCCAGTACATGTCCCCAGAGACCTTGGAACAACTCTGCTCAGCAGCACATTAGTCATGCAACAGGTTGCGCTGTTCAGTGAGCACAACACTGGAGGAGTTTGTCTCATTAAGAACTGTCGAGAAAAGTCATCCTATGGAAATAATAAGGCTAAATATTTCCCCCTCTCGGGTTGTGTTCATTGAGCAGCTTGTTTGTAGGACTGGTCTGTGTTTGTTGCCACACATTTGCTTATTTAAGCGACCCACACCTCTGCTGCTtgttgatctgtgtgtgtgtgtgtgtgtgtgtgtgtgtgtgtggaaggcCCTGTGGTGATTAAATATGCAGGGCTCCAGGGGAAACTCTATCCTTGCTCCTAATGTGAGATGTGAGTCAGTGCTGGCTTGGGCTGCCTCAAAAGCCCAGACCAGGGGGAGAGCAGGTGATTTTGGTGAGGGTGGGGTGATGGGGGGGACAGTTGCTTTAGGGTCTGTATGTCCAGCCTAAAGAGGTGCTGTCTTCACAGCCGTCTGATGTCCAAACACAACCTTATTGGTTGAACCCTAAAGTGTTGCCGCAAACCCGTAGCAACTGAACATTTTTTAGCTTATAGtacaaatattcagtaaaaaaaaaacacagataaaagaTAAATTCTTCACTATATTATTATAAAGTAATGTTGTCGTATGAAAGAATATAAAACCCACATACTAAGCCCCCTCCCCACATAGTTACATGACTTATGAGCATCCCAACAGCTGCGTTAAATAAATTTGTACACCTCTCCTCGTCCCCAAGGTGCTAGAGGACAACGACTACGGCCGTGCTGTGGACTGGTGGGGTCTGGGGGTGGTGATGTACGAGATGATGTGCGGCAGACTGCCTTTCTACAACCAGGACCACGAGAAGCTGTTTGAGCTCATCCTCATGGAAGACATCCGCTTCCCTCGGACGCTCGGCCCCGAGGCACGCTCGCTGCTTTCTGGCCTCCTTAAGAAAGAACCAATGCAGAGGTGAGGAGCCTCAGTCGGACTCATGGAGTTGTTTATGATGTAAAAATGTGCTTGTGATATATGCTTATGAAcgaaaaatggaaataaatgtaTTAGAATTAGAACCAAAATTATCATGCGTCATAACACATCCTGATTTGTTCGTGTCCTTGTCTTCCAGGTTAGGTGGAGGGCCCGACGATGCCAAGGAAATCATGCAGCACAAGTTCTTCGCAGGAATTGAATGGCAAGACGTTTATGAGAAGAAGGTCAGTTTCTGAAATGTTTACGTTGCTTCCTCACTCTCTCATTTTCTTGCGACTGTCACCACTGAAAGGACACCCAGCTCAGATAAACATCACTCCCCCCAGGGATCAATGAAGTTACGTCAGTGGAAGCACCACCACCTAGAAAAGATGTAGATTGTCATCAGAAGAACAACTGTTACCAAACTGACTGACACCGCTGATGTGCTGATATGTTTGTCTCTTCTGCTCCCCAACAGCTGGTCCCGCCGTTTAAGCCCCAAGTAACCTCGGAGACGGACACACGATATTTTGACGAGGAGTTCACAGCACAGACCATCACTATTACGCCACCCGGACAAGGTAGCACCAAACGATACTCGCCCACACATCCAATATGCTTAATAAGACTTCACTTCTGTGGTGTAGCACAGCTTCAAATCATCAGACTTCTCCTCACTGTGGAGCTTTAGTGTTTGAATGTGACAGTGAGGCAGATGTGAGCTGTGGTGGACTGTGCAAGCGAAGATGAATTGCCACCTTACTTGTATAATAAATTTCCCTCAAACTCCTGAGACTTTATTAAGAATGAAGAATTACACTTTCAATTCACTCAAGATGAAAGCAGACTTCTCCCCCCAAAGGTTACTGAATTAGtgatcctttaaaaaaacagttactGAACATGTTTCCATGTGAAAACCCTGAAATGTTTGTCACTGTCtcttttaattttcagtttcatattaaaacaaaagaacaaatgtAGTCTCAAGAGTTATCTTGAGTCTTTTCCTCTGTACAGAAGTTTGAGTCCTTGATGTAAAGCTTGAGTTAGTTTCTGGGGAGATTACATGTGAGCAAAGACACCGCTCTGCTGGCGTAAGAAGTCTCCCCTCTCCTGGAGAGCCAGTGCCATTAACAGTATCATGCTTCGGAAAGTCATCAAATACACGTGAGTCACAGCCAATGTGTAAATGAAGAGGTGACACAGTGTAAGAAATACAGTAAGGTAACAGATTGGCACCATATAGGATTATTGGGACTGTGTGATATTGACAAAAtcaattttaaacattttaatgttatGAGTCAAACATCTgatacagaaaaaaagttgtggAAATGGGGATGGAATGGCAAAGCAGGTGTAGCATTAACTGTTTATTTCACTCAGCAGAGACAGTCAAACTAGTTCAGAAAATTGTACCACTACTTGTTACTATAAtgcagcttttttatttttaaaaacaatatgtttattagaaacaaacaaatggaaACTTCATCAACCAGagcacacactgagacacaaatgaacaaaaatcaCAAAGAACAACTTCTCAGACATAAAGCCATCTTTTGAACATGCATAAATCctaaaaaatatgttaattaaaattaaaagtattTCATTATCCTCAAAAAGTTGAGCTTAGATCACCCACATTGCAAGGTTTCCATCAGTAAGTACTCATTCCTCCGCTCCATCACCTGATAGATGCATACATTTCACAAAAGCAGTAAATGCTCCCCAAACCTTTTCAAACATACCTTGTTTCCCTTTCCATAAATACATCACTCTTTCTGCAGGAAATGTTATTAGCATTTGCCTAacccaggggtcagcaacctttgctatcaaaagagccatttttatttatttttttaatttgtctggAGCAGCAATACATTTTTGTGCTTTATAATAAAGGTAACGTAGCCTGTCatgtctaaattagcctatcaaTATGACAAATAgttctaaatgagcattcattaatatgttttagcacaaAGTGGCTGCTCTGCAGGGGGCTGtttatgatgaaaaaatgaaatgaaaaatttaaattaaaatgttaaaaaataactgttattcatttccatatatttttctgtaaaaGCCACAtagagccactggagaggggctccGGAGCCGCAGGTTGCCAACCCCTGGCCTAACCCAATAAGTAACTCTTGGTCTGTTAGTCTTTTTCCAAAACATTGTGATCGATCTTTTAGCATGCAGGAGACACATATCTATCAGTAAGGAAAAGTCAACATCCTACTACACAGTATAATAAGCAACGTCTAAGACAACATCTAGTCTGATACAACAATGCAACATTTTATCTCTCATTTATAGGAATAAATAGATTCATATGTACTTCTGCTTGCAGTAGGTGATATAGTTAAAGCCTTTGTCACACTACTGTATATGTAATCTATATCCGGTTTCCTAGTATAAATTATATACTATCATATACTGGaatattgtacattttctgGAAAATGTATATAAATTTAACTGACAGGAATgcctttttttggtttgttcacTGAATTAAATACCAGGCACATCAAGAGACTGCATCACATTGATGTGAAAGTCCAATTAAAATTTCATTTCTTTTGCAATGAAAGTGTAATCTGGGCTCGTCTAAGCACAAATTCAATttgattcaattttatttataaagcccagtatcacaaatcacaatttacctCAGAGGGCTTCACAGCATATGACATCACTCTGTCCTTGGAaactcacagcagataaggaaaactccccaaaaaacaggGGGAAATGATCTAATGAATCAGAGGAAATGTTCCAAATTGGTCAGTTTGGCTGATAAGTGAGTTTTTCTTATCAGAGTGAGTTTGGTCTTTGACCACATGGGACTGCTGTTTTTCCATATATTTCTGtatgttttagaaaaaaaaaacagtaatccCATGTGCCCAAAGACTAAATATATTGTAACAAGAAAATGATTGTATCTCAAACAACATGGAGCACAATCAAGTGTTTGATAGGAGCTCATGACAAGTTGAATATCAGAGATATGCACACAAATGCAGTGTAAACATGTATATGGAAGACATTTACACTGTAGTTGGTAACTATATGAAAGAATaacttgttgtatttgttgcaacTGTCTCTTTATGCACACAGTAGCACATGACACCGAGTTGTGAAACAAATCATACTCCTCTGCCTTCTGTATGACCTTGTAGTGCTTCTAATAGCAGTACTGTAAGTGAGCGGAAACAAcccatcagagctgaggagtcttttacacagctgtcaatcatgtcagtcagtgtttgtgtgcggtcaaactgtcagactagcgctgatcaaatatgaatcaagattatgTTTCTGCAatgcctgtttctcacctcagatgtgttcagaaacatattttagtgtactgtttagctgtaaaatgaaaaagttgcTCCAGCCAGTGGACAATGCTTGGTGCTGTGGTCGACTATTTCCAGATGAGAAaaaggcaatacagtaacagtatCTTTGGGCACAGGTGGGTAAGAGGGGGAGATACCAAGATATAAACGGTTTGACAAACTGACATTGTCTCCCGGTGTGTATTATCATGTTGCCCCTCCCTTAACTTCTACATGAAATAAACCGTTGTTTGCCCTCTATCCTCAGATGACAGTATGGAGTCATTCGACAGCGAGCGGAGACCCCACTTCCCCCAGTTCTCCTACTCCGCCAGTGGGACGGCTTAAACAACTCTGATACATTCCTCCGGTCCCACCATCTCCCCCTCACCCCACCCGACTGCACTCTCAAAAGACCGGGGCCACAGCCCCATCCTCCCAGCATTGTCTGCAGATGCCGTTGGTGGATGTAACATTTCAAAATCTgcaagttgtgttttttccaggaAGGAGGAAattcaagacaaaacaaagataACTGTGGTTCTTCTGTGAGGCCTTTGAAGACTGACCACGGAGAGAAGCAGAGTTAACACTACCCTGCATCTCCTTGTTGTTATGCTGTATACTGAGCAGGCATCCATACACCATAATGAACGGGGAAATGTAGTCACGTTATGCACAAATTAGGCCACTGATGTGAATTTTGTATTGAAAATATATACAGCTGAATATGAATCAACCATTTCAAATAGATATAGGCATACTTTGGACCAAAAACATCAAGTGAGTtaagagtgtgtttgtttgttgggtGGGTATTAAATCCATGTTTTCCTCTCTTAAGACTTCTGAACAATTCAAATACCATTCAGACATTTTTTGGCTTCAAAAGTGAATGTATCAAATAAATCAATCTTTCTGCATACTTAACGTGTTTTAACACATGGCTGATTCTCCTACGGCTGAACTACCAGCTTCTGGAGAGgatttttatcacttttctACCACCCCCGATGCAAAACTGACACCAATCGGTCTGTTGTACTGTCATGCCACACCACAATGAGTCTGATGAATCGATTGTGCAATACAGTCTGATGTGAGGAATGGTagcaaaaaaaatgcagaacgGTTAATCATTAAGGTAAAAGTTGTCCTGCAATGGATTCCTCTGACCTGTTTGTACATCAGAGTCACTGAGAGACCCCCCAGTTTCCTGTTCAGGGTAATAAATAgctcctccagccccccgccCCCCCTGAAGTAAGTGCTTATAGTTCCCGATGCCTTCCTATCTCGATGCTGTGCTGCAGACACCTCCTGGTTTCCATCTGATCGGGCTCAGTCACTGCTGACCCATCAGAAACTCTTCTCTCCTCTGGGTTTTTCCtccatgtacagtacagtattgGGTGTTTTCCACCCAGTGCATTCACTGCAGCCTCAATGAGGTCACTTTAACAGAATACACTTCTTTAGGAATACTTTGCAAACAAACTGGGCTTCAGGGGAAACACACAAAGAGTCATC includes:
- the akt1 gene encoding RAC-alpha serine/threonine-protein kinase, with translation MTNVVIVKEGWLHKRGEYIKTWRPRYFLLKSDGTFIGYKERPQDVDQLETPLNNFSVAQCQLMKTERPKPNTFIIRCLQWTTVIERTFHVETPEEREEWTKAIQAVAEGLQKQEEEMMDSSPDPMDMEVYLTKPRQKVTMHDFEYLKLLGKGTFGKVILVKEKATGRYYAMKILKKEVIVAKDEVAHTLTENRVLQNSKHPFLTGLKYSFQTHDRLCFVMEYANGGELFFHLSRDRVFSEERARFYGAEIVSALDYLHAERNVVYRDLKLENLMLDKDGHIKITDFGLCKEGIKDGATMKTFCGTPEYLAPEVLEDNDYGRAVDWWGLGVVMYEMMCGRLPFYNQDHEKLFELILMEDIRFPRTLGPEARSLLSGLLKKEPMQRLGGGPDDAKEIMQHKFFAGIEWQDVYEKKLVPPFKPQVTSETDTRYFDEEFTAQTITITPPGQDDSMESFDSERRPHFPQFSYSASGTA